A DNA window from Actinomadura coerulea contains the following coding sequences:
- a CDS encoding dihydrofolate reductase family protein, whose protein sequence is MVSTTLSDDDLVDGWGPTTILRSTEDVAALKEGEGGAIFIHGSAELARRLADAGLVDQYNLLVFPVLLGAGKSLFGRADRDKRMLKLRESESYSNGILKLVYDVRR, encoded by the coding sequence GTGGTGTCGACGACGCTGTCCGATGACGACCTGGTCGACGGATGGGGGCCGACGACCATCCTGCGCTCGACCGAGGACGTCGCCGCGCTCAAGGAGGGCGAGGGTGGCGCGATCTTCATCCACGGGAGTGCGGAGCTGGCCCGGCGGCTGGCGGACGCCGGTCTGGTCGACCAGTACAACCTGCTCGTCTTCCCCGTGCTGCTCGGTGCCGGGAAGAGCCTGTTCGGCCGCGCCGACCGCGACAAGCGCATGCTGAAGCTGCGGGAGTCGGAGAGCTACTCGAACGGGATCCTGAAGCTCGTCTACGACGTCAGGCGCTGA
- a CDS encoding helix-turn-helix domain-containing protein: protein MKLRFETRRSDSPWVDSVWTCTNEQVTAMTSVAGACWGLVFWEREGRTYAAITGPETRTATAPVPEGATFTGIEFAVGTSLRAVPTSALVNGGIELPDTTRRTFRLDGGRWETPGAADAESLVERLVRTGVVVRDPLVAEVLRGHRPEVSGRTVERRFRAATGLTRGGVRQIERARKAAELLAIGEPAADVVAELDYFDESHLARALRSYVGRTARQLREGAGGAIGLDLDQRLTS, encoded by the coding sequence GTGAAGCTGCGCTTTGAGACGCGCCGGTCCGACTCGCCATGGGTCGACTCCGTGTGGACCTGTACGAACGAGCAGGTCACGGCGATGACATCGGTCGCAGGGGCGTGCTGGGGCCTGGTGTTCTGGGAGCGGGAGGGCCGGACGTACGCGGCGATCACCGGTCCCGAGACTCGGACCGCCACCGCGCCTGTGCCGGAAGGCGCGACCTTCACGGGCATCGAGTTCGCCGTGGGAACCTCCCTGCGGGCCGTGCCCACGTCGGCGCTGGTCAACGGCGGCATCGAGCTCCCGGACACCACACGCCGGACGTTCCGGCTGGACGGCGGGCGCTGGGAGACCCCCGGGGCCGCCGACGCCGAAAGCCTCGTCGAGCGTCTCGTCCGGACCGGGGTCGTGGTTCGGGACCCGCTCGTCGCCGAGGTGCTGCGGGGTCACCGCCCGGAGGTCTCGGGGCGCACGGTGGAACGCCGGTTCCGCGCCGCGACCGGGCTGACGCGGGGCGGCGTCCGGCAGATCGAGCGGGCCCGCAAGGCGGCGGAACTGCTGGCGATCGGCGAGCCCGCCGCCGACGTCGTCGCCGAGCTCGACTACTTCGACGAGTCACACCTGGCGCGGGCGCTGCGCTCCTACGTCGGACGCACCGCCAGGCAGCTGCGCGAGGGCGCCGGCGGCGCGATCGGCCTTGACCTGGATCAGCGCCTGACGTCGTAG